Within the Longimicrobiaceae bacterium genome, the region CGCGGTTGGTCCGGGTGCCGAACCTCTGGTGCGGGGCGTGCGATCGATCACCGACGTCGCCCCCGCGCTGCTGCGAGTGCTGAACGTGGATTGAGGGGAGAATCGTGATGAGAATCGAGACGCGCGCCGTCCTGTACGATTTCGACGGCACGCTGGCCGATACGACCGAGCTGGTGATGGAGTGCTACAGGCTCACGATGCAACAGCACCTCGGCGAAGTGCCGCCGGAGGAGGAGTGGCTGCGTGGGTTCGGCACTCCGTTGGAGATCCAGATGAATCGCTTCGCCCGCACTCCCGAGGAGTGCAAGGAGATGATCGCCACCTATCGCCGTTACCAGGAGACGCAGGCGGAGAGGCTGATCCGCCCCTTTGCCGGCGTGCTCGAGACTCTCGATGCGCTGCGGGAGCTAGGCATGGCGATGGCAATCGTCACCAGCCGGCACCGCGAGAGCACCCTGCGCGCACTGGATCTCTGCGGCATTACCGATCGTTTCCCCGTGATCGTGAGCCCGGAAGACGTCGCTTCACCCAAGCCGCACCCGGAGCCGGTCCTGTTGGCGCTGGACCGCCTCGGAGTCGTGGCCGAGCAGGCGATCTTGGTGGGTGACTCGCCTCACGACATGGCGGCCGGCCGGGAGGCAGGCACGCGGACCGCAGCGGCCCTGTGGGGGCCCTTCCCGCGCAAAGCCCTCGAATCGGAGCGCCCCACTTATTTCCTGAGGCGGCCGGAAGAGGTCCTCGAGCTGATCGATAACGGCGCACTCCAGCGGGTCGCCGCGGGCGGAAGCGCTGCGTGAGATATAGAGAAGACGGTAGAGCAGACGAGCGGCGGCGAGCTACTTGAACCGGTAGGTGATGCGGCCGCGGCGGAGATCGTAGGGGGATAGCTCCACGGTCACGCGGTCGCCTTCGAGGATCCGGATGTAGTTCTTGCGCATCCGGCCGGAGATGTAGGCGAGCACCTCATGCCCGTTTTCGAGCTGCACACGGAAGTTGGTATCCGGCAGGACCTCCGTGACGGTACCCTGCATCTCGATTGCTTCTTTCGCCAAGCAGTTTTCTCCTGTTGTGGGGTTAACCGGCAACACCGGAGTATCTTACGAATATAGAGAGCTAGCGGGAAGCGGAAAAGAGGAAACAACGCCCCAGCTTTCCGCTCATATTCCATCCAATCGTCGGGGTTCCGGCCAGGAGGAAGCTACGGATGCGCATGCTCGTGTTGGGCGCTGGTCAGCAGGGCTCCGCCTGCGCGTACGACTTGCTGACGCACAGCGACGCTGAAGTGGTCCTGGCCGATCGGGAACTCCCCGGCAGACTCCCTTCCTTTCTCGCTGCTTTTCAGGATACCAGGCTGAAGCTGGTTCGTGTCGACGCGGATGACCCGGGCAGCGTGGATCGGGTGATGGAGGGCGCCGACGCCACCCTCTGTGCCCTGCCGTACTACCTCAACCTGCCGATGATGGAGGCGGCAATCGCCGCGGGCTCACACTTCTGCGACCTGGGTGGGAACACGGAGATCGTGCTGCGCCAGAAGAAGCGCAGTGCGCAGGCGCGGGAGCGAGGGGTGAGCGCCGTCGCCGACTGCGGATTGGCCCCGGGGATGGTGAACATCCTGGCCGAAAAGGGCATTCGCAGCCTTGACCGGGTGCGGTCGGTACGGATCCTGGTCGGCGGCCTCCCGCAGCGCCCGGAACCCCCGCTCGGATACCAGGTGGTGTACAGCCTGGAAGGGGTGATCGATTACTACACCAGCCTCTCGTGGGTCCTGCGTGAGGGGCGGCTGCAGCGCAGGGAGGCCCTCTCGGAGGTGGAAGAGCTGGAGTTCCCCGGAGCGGGGCGGCTGGAAGCATTCCACACGGCGGGCGGCCTTTCCCTCATGGCCCAGCGCTACGAGGGGGTGGTCGAGTCGATGGAGTACAAGACCCTCCGCTACCCCGGGCATGCCATGGTGATGCGGGTGATCCGCGACCTGGGGCTGTTTGACCGGGAGCCTGTCGAAGTGGGGGGCGTGAGGGTCGCGCCGCGCGATCTCTTCCTCGCCGTGGCGGGTCCCCGCCTGCGCAGAGACCCGGCCGAAAGCCCGGATCTGGTGGCGATGCGCGTGGAGGTGACCGGTGAGAAGGGGGGTGAGGAGCGCACCCTGCGCTGGGACCTGCTCGACCACTACGACCCGCGCACCGGGATCACCGCCATGATGCGGACCACCGGCTTTTCCCTCGCAATCACCGCGCTGTTGCAGGTGGAAGGCGCGGTAGCGCCGGGGGTGTGGACCGCTGACGAGGCCATCCCCGCCGATCCCTACGTGGCTGCGCTGCGGGAGCGCGGCATCGAGGTGCGGCAGACGTCGGCGTAGAGGCGCGGAGGTGAGCTACGAATTACGAATTACGACTTACAACGAATTGCGAATTGAGGCTTGAACGGCGACCGGATGATGTTTAGATACGAACTGGGGATTCGTAGCGATGTCTCCAGCATCCTTGCAGTTCGTAATTCGTAATTCGTAATTCGTAATTCGGCGGACCGGGGGGGCTGAGTTCTAGGCTTTCAGGCCGCTCACCAGCTCTTTCATGCGCTCGGCTGTCAGCAGTAGCTGCTGGCTCGCCCCGGAGACCTCTTCGGTCGCGGCCGACTGCTCCTGCGCGGCCGCTGCCACCTGTTCGGCGCTCGCCGCGTGCGCCTCGGCCGTCTCCAGGACGCCCGCCAGCCCCTCCTCGACTTCCTTGAGAGCCTCCTGGTTGCTCGCCACGGCCTCCGCTACGCGGCACGCGGCCCGGCGGATGTCCTCGATCTGCTGACGAATGCACGCAAGCGAATCTCCGGCCGTCTTGGACACCTCTTCCACCCCCGCCACGCGCGCGGAGCCGCGCTCCATCGTCCCCACCATCCGGGTGATCTGCCCGCGGATCTCCTGAACCACCTGGGCGACCTCCCGGGCCGCTCCCGCCGAGCCGTCGGCGAGCTTCCGGACTTCCTCGGCCACCACCGCGAAGCCCCGTCCGTGCTCACCGGCTCGCGCGGCCTCGATCGCGGCGTTGAGCGCCAGCAGGTTGGTCTGCCGGGCGATTCCGGTGATCGTCTCCACGAAGCTATCAATCCGTGAGGAGGCGCGTTCCAGGTCGCGCACCTCCAGCTCCGAGGCCTGAACCACGCCGCGGATCTCCAGCAGCATCCCCAACGCGCCCGCCACCTGCTCTCCGCTCTCCGCGGCGGTCGCGTCGATCTGGTCGCTCAGTGTGGTCACCTCCCCGGACGCGATGGCGATCCCCTGCGTGCGCTTGCCCATCGCCGCGAGGGCGCAGCGGGTGCTCTGCAACCCCTCGGACTGGCTCTCCGCGCCCCGGGTGATCTCCACCATGGCGGTGGCGACCTCCCCACTGGAGGCCGCGACCTCCTCACTGATGCTGGACAGGTCGAAGGCGGAGGCGGAAACCTGTTCGGCGATGCTTGCGGTCTCGGATACCAGGGTGCGCAGCTGCGAGGCCATGGTGTTGAAGGAGGCGGCGAGCGCAGCAAACTCCTTCAGCAGCCGCTTCTCCTCGAGATGGACGCGGAGGTCGCCCTCGCCCAGCTGGCGGGCCGCGCTCATGAGCTGCTTGAGGGGCAGATCGATGCCGCGGATGGCGGCGTACATGATCCACCCACCCAGTCCCAGAGCGAGGGTCAGCACCGCCAGCAGGATCGACTGACGGTCGCTCCCCATCTGCTCCAGGGTCGCGCTCGCGGCGGCCATCTTCTCCGTCTGTTCCGCGCTGATGTTGCGGATCGCGGTCTGCAGGCTGCGCGTGGCCAGCGAGGCCGAGTCCATGCGCTCATTCGCCTCCTGGATCCGTCCCTGGTCGCGCAGGGCGTGGGCGAGCGCGAAATCGGCCTCCATCCGGGCGTGCAGCTCCTCCAGGGCGGCGATCTGCGCCTGCTCCGGCGTGGTGAGGTCGCGCAGTCGCTTGTACTGGCCGGTGATTGCGTGACCCGAGCGGCCGAAGTCGGCGAACTGCTCAGCGGCCCGCGGATCACCCGTCCGAACGTACTCTTCTCCAGCGTCGATCTGCTGCAGCAGGATCGCCTCCAACTCACCTCCGATCGCCGTGCTGCGCCGTACCGCCTCGAGGCGGGTGGTGATCTCGCTGGTGAGCGTCTCCACGGTGGCGTAGCCGATCCAGGTGGCGGCACCGATCAGGGTGAGGAGCGCCGCCGCTCCCAGGACCAGCCGGCCTTTGAGCGTGGAGAGGTGATGACGGATGAAGCGGAGCATGGCTAGGAGTCCTGCAGTCGAGTTCCTGCATGCGGTTCGCACCCGCCCACGAAGAGGAAGGGCAGGGCGGTGAGCGTCCGTCCGGCACCGACGAGCGGGCGCGAAGGCGGAAGGGAGGATGACATCATGGTGTCAGGGATCCAGAGCACGAGCACGACGAAACGGAAACGCTCCCGACAGCGAGGCCGGCGCGGGTGCTACGGCCAGCACCCTACCGGGCTTCCCCCTGAGGCGTTATCCGTTAGCGGCTGTCGAACAGAAGTATCGGCGCCGGGTTCGAGCTTTTGAACACGGCCCCCGCACGCGAGGAGAGGCTTGAGCGAAAAAGGGATCCACGAAGAGGAGATTTACGGCAAGGCGTACGACTCACGCCTTGCGCGCCGGCTGCTCGGCTACCTCAAGCCCTACCGCGGGAGGGTCGCCCTCGCCGTAGCGGTGCTGATCTCGATCGCGGCGCTGGAGATCGTGGGGCCGCTGCTGACCCGCGCAGCGATCGACCACGCCATTCCCACCGGAGATGTGGGACTACTGTGGCTGCTGGTGGGGCTCTACGCGGCGACGCTGCTGGGGACCTTCCTGCTCGATTATGCGCAGACCCTCCTGACCACCTGGCTCGGCCAGAGGGTCATGTACGACCTGCGGGTCGAGGTCTTTGCCCACCTGCAGCGCCTGCCTCTCCGGTTCTTCGACCGCAACCCGGTCGGCCGGCTGATGACGCGCGTGACCAACGACGTCGAGGTGCTCAACGAGCTGTTCAGCTCCGGCGTCGTCACTGTCTTCGGCGACCTCTTCACGCTCGTCTTCATCGTC harbors:
- the infA gene encoding translation initiation factor IF-1; translation: MAKEAIEMQGTVTEVLPDTNFRVQLENGHEVLAYISGRMRKNYIRILEGDRVTVELSPYDLRRGRITYRFK
- a CDS encoding HAD-IA family hydrolase — translated: MRIETRAVLYDFDGTLADTTELVMECYRLTMQQHLGEVPPEEEWLRGFGTPLEIQMNRFARTPEECKEMIATYRRYQETQAERLIRPFAGVLETLDALRELGMAMAIVTSRHRESTLRALDLCGITDRFPVIVSPEDVASPKPHPEPVLLALDRLGVVAEQAILVGDSPHDMAAGREAGTRTAAALWGPFPRKALESERPTYFLRRPEEVLELIDNGALQRVAAGGSAA
- a CDS encoding methyl-accepting chemotaxis protein; translation: MLRFIRHHLSTLKGRLVLGAAALLTLIGAATWIGYATVETLTSEITTRLEAVRRSTAIGGELEAILLQQIDAGEEYVRTGDPRAAEQFADFGRSGHAITGQYKRLRDLTTPEQAQIAALEELHARMEADFALAHALRDQGRIQEANERMDSASLATRSLQTAIRNISAEQTEKMAAASATLEQMGSDRQSILLAVLTLALGLGGWIMYAAIRGIDLPLKQLMSAARQLGEGDLRVHLEEKRLLKEFAALAASFNTMASQLRTLVSETASIAEQVSASAFDLSSISEEVAASSGEVATAMVEITRGAESQSEGLQSTRCALAAMGKRTQGIAIASGEVTTLSDQIDATAAESGEQVAGALGMLLEIRGVVQASELEVRDLERASSRIDSFVETITGIARQTNLLALNAAIEAARAGEHGRGFAVVAEEVRKLADGSAGAAREVAQVVQEIRGQITRMVGTMERGSARVAGVEEVSKTAGDSLACIRQQIEDIRRAACRVAEAVASNQEALKEVEEGLAGVLETAEAHAASAEQVAAAAQEQSAATEEVSGASQQLLLTAERMKELVSGLKA
- a CDS encoding saccharopine dehydrogenase C-terminal domain-containing protein, which encodes MRMLVLGAGQQGSACAYDLLTHSDAEVVLADRELPGRLPSFLAAFQDTRLKLVRVDADDPGSVDRVMEGADATLCALPYYLNLPMMEAAIAAGSHFCDLGGNTEIVLRQKKRSAQARERGVSAVADCGLAPGMVNILAEKGIRSLDRVRSVRILVGGLPQRPEPPLGYQVVYSLEGVIDYYTSLSWVLREGRLQRREALSEVEELEFPGAGRLEAFHTAGGLSLMAQRYEGVVESMEYKTLRYPGHAMVMRVIRDLGLFDREPVEVGGVRVAPRDLFLAVAGPRLRRDPAESPDLVAMRVEVTGEKGGEERTLRWDLLDHYDPRTGITAMMRTTGFSLAITALLQVEGAVAPGVWTADEAIPADPYVAALRERGIEVRQTSA